ATTATCTGTGGCAAATCCCGCTGCTGATTGCCAGTTGTTTATCGCTACTTTgagaataacaaaaaatatggaTAAAAAGGAAGGAAGCTGGGAAatcgaatctgaatctgagtgTATAGCACAGTTCGTTTTGTCtccgccttttgttttgcttattaAAATCAGAACGTcatctaattaaaaattcatatttttcattattgttCTCGGAAAACAAGGGCACCGCACCGCACTGGTGGTGCTGAATGGCAGCTGCTTGTGGGTGGTTTGGTGGTTCGGTAGtgtgggtggtttttgggtggttttgggtggtttgaaTAATCCGGGGATTCCCCATGATTCCCCGCACAGCTGGAATGCCGCAGGCGGAgatgaaaaaaggaaaaaggcaATGGGACtcttcttttgtttctgctgctgcttggagAGTAACTTTATTTGCCTCCACTAGAAATTTTACaatgaaatatttggaaataCGATTACGTTTATAGTTAAAGGGTTAAGTGTAGTAGGAAAATGAATTGCAAAATGCCTGCCGGTCCGGGTATTGGGGTATTGTGCCCTGCCGCCACAAAATCTCAGCCATGACGGGTTCATCTGGTACTTGATCTATGGGATCTGGTTCCTGGCATTCGTTCGGCCATCGTGGTCATCAGGCACAGTAGTCCAGTATATCGTCGTAGGTGCAGCCCTCCTTGCAGCACTCGTGGGCGATGCGTCGCCGGTGGCGTCGCAACCTGCGTCCACGTCCGCCGGCCGGTGGCTCACGCTtctccgtatccgtatccgcatTTGTGTCCTTATCCGTCACTCTTCCCATTTCCGTTGCCCGTTCGGTGTCCTCGtccggctgctgcagcttaCGGATTAGCTCACGCACTCTAGCATCCTTTGAGGCTGGTCGAAAAGAAGTTAGCCGGGCACCAATGGAATATGCAGGGTAGACTAACTGAACTTACCAGTGCTCCGCCTGACGCGGCGTGTGAATCCATTGACACAAATGACATCCAGTGCCTGGATCAGCGCCTCGCCGCACATCTTCCGACGTCCCTGGACCGGCTGCAGCAAGTGCGACACGGtggccagcaggagcagcagcgccagtCCCAGTCTAATCAGGCTCATCATCCTG
This genomic interval from Drosophila teissieri strain GT53w chromosome 3L, Prin_Dtei_1.1, whole genome shotgun sequence contains the following:
- the LOC122615774 gene encoding probable insulin-like peptide 4 yields the protein MSLIRLGLALLLLLATVSHLLQPVQGRRKMCGEALIQALDVICVNGFTRRVRRSTASKDARVRELIRKLQQPDEDTERATEMGRVTDKDTNADTDTEKREPPAGGRGRRLRRHRRRIAHECCKEGCTYDDILDYCA